A DNA window from Niabella yanshanensis contains the following coding sequences:
- the tnpA gene encoding IS200/IS605 family transposase, translating to MAGTFSQVYIHIVFAVKARQSLIDPAWEEEVYMYISGIIRNKEQKLLCINGMPDHIHILIGMKPNCCISDLVREVKKSSNDFINQKQFLKLRFQWQEGYGVFSHSHSSLDNVIVYIKNQKEHHKKQSFKEEYKDLLNAFQIDYKDEYLFDWVEPE from the coding sequence ATGGCCGGAACATTTTCTCAGGTATACATTCATATTGTTTTTGCGGTTAAAGCGCGCCAAAGCCTGATCGATCCGGCATGGGAAGAAGAGGTTTATATGTATATATCAGGTATTATCAGAAATAAGGAACAAAAACTGCTTTGTATTAACGGAATGCCAGACCATATTCATATTTTAATAGGAATGAAGCCCAATTGTTGCATATCCGATTTGGTCAGGGAGGTGAAAAAATCATCCAACGATTTTATAAATCAGAAACAATTTTTAAAACTCAGATTTCAATGGCAGGAAGGTTATGGTGTGTTTTCTCATAGTCATTCCTCGTTGGATAATGTGATCGTATATATCAAGAATCAAAAAGAGCATCATAAGAAACAATCGTTTAAAGAGGAGTACAAGGATCTTTTAAACGCCTTTCAAATAGACTATAAAGATGAATATTTATTTGACTGGGTTGAGCCGGAATAG
- a CDS encoding 4-alpha-glucanotransferase, whose product MKVIFYIKYHTRFGERLAIDANAKELQSENGYMYMQYLNDEYWKLEANINAADLAGQTLQYKYIFIDEEGIRTEEFQCPRKLVLGEKSAIILKIYDTWNYAGDVVNTFSTAPFQKVLLPQRKASAVKLNKDTTHVFAVKAPLIKKDEVVCLLGDSDVLGMWNIGAPILLKFDGEQWIATLQMDNVQFPIAYKYGIYDKVNGQFKGFEAGGNRICFEPAASGEKVILQDGFIRMDDKQWRGCGIAIPVFSLRSKEGLGVGEFSDLKLLADWAVKTGLKLIQILPVNDTTATNTWLDSYPYAAISAFALHPVYINLDAVDGKKSRELKEAIKAKKKQLNELAHIDYEAVMEFKMAALKELYEEHGAGNLKGSDYKEFFDTNQQWLKPYAAFCYLRDKFNSPNPQDWETNSIYEDAEINRLFDGDTEAQKQVNFYCYIQYQLYLQLTDAVVYAHKKGLVMKGDIPIGIYRYGADAWVAPELYKMDVQAGAPPDDFAVKGQNWGFPTYNWTRMQEDDFAWWRERFRQMSYYFDAFRIDHILGFFRIWSIPIHAVQGIMGKFDPCIPVRVSELGERGIWFDYERFCLPYITDGVLHELFREKADHVKAHFLQKHGPQQYVLRPAFDTQKKVEAYFRGQADSEHILLRDGLYDLISNVILFEQEGTGKTEFHFRIALDHTSSFRYLSPQLKEKIWALYIDYFYRRQNHFWKKESLKKLPRLKAVTNMLVCGEDLGMVPDTVPGVMKQLGILSLEIQRMPKQQELTFFNPANAPYLSVVTPSTHDMSTIRGWWQENRALTQQFYNTELGQSGEAPYFCEPWINRAIVLQHLYSPAMWSIFQLQDILGMSAELRRENPEDERINVPANSQHYWRYRMHISLEQLIKERAFNDELKGYVQHSGR is encoded by the coding sequence ATGAAGGTCATTTTCTATATAAAATATCATACCCGCTTTGGTGAGCGTTTGGCTATCGATGCAAATGCAAAAGAGCTTCAGTCTGAAAATGGCTATATGTATATGCAGTATTTGAACGATGAATACTGGAAGCTGGAAGCCAATATTAATGCGGCGGATTTAGCCGGACAAACGCTGCAATACAAGTATATATTTATTGATGAGGAGGGTATCCGTACAGAAGAGTTCCAGTGTCCCCGGAAACTGGTACTTGGTGAAAAATCGGCTATAATTCTAAAGATATATGATACCTGGAACTATGCCGGAGATGTAGTTAACACATTCTCCACGGCACCTTTCCAAAAAGTGCTGTTGCCACAGCGCAAGGCTTCGGCTGTAAAACTCAACAAGGATACCACCCATGTATTTGCAGTAAAAGCGCCTTTGATCAAAAAAGATGAAGTGGTATGTCTTTTAGGTGACAGCGACGTGTTGGGGATGTGGAATATTGGAGCGCCCATTCTTCTGAAATTTGATGGCGAACAGTGGATTGCCACTTTGCAGATGGACAATGTGCAATTTCCCATTGCCTATAAATATGGTATTTACGATAAGGTGAACGGACAGTTTAAGGGTTTTGAGGCGGGTGGTAACCGGATTTGTTTTGAGCCTGCTGCTTCCGGTGAAAAAGTCATTTTGCAGGATGGTTTTATACGGATGGATGATAAGCAATGGAGAGGCTGCGGTATAGCGATACCCGTGTTTAGTCTTAGGAGTAAAGAGGGATTGGGCGTGGGCGAATTCAGTGATTTGAAACTATTGGCCGACTGGGCGGTGAAAACCGGGCTGAAGCTGATACAGATACTGCCGGTTAATGACACTACAGCAACCAACACCTGGCTGGATTCTTACCCTTATGCGGCTATCTCTGCTTTTGCTTTGCACCCTGTTTATATCAACCTGGATGCCGTTGATGGTAAAAAAAGCAGGGAGCTAAAAGAGGCTATTAAAGCTAAGAAAAAGCAATTAAATGAACTGGCCCATATCGATTACGAAGCCGTAATGGAATTTAAGATGGCAGCTTTAAAAGAACTCTATGAGGAGCATGGAGCCGGTAATCTCAAAGGATCTGATTATAAAGAATTTTTTGACACCAATCAGCAATGGTTGAAACCTTATGCAGCGTTCTGTTACCTGAGAGATAAATTCAATTCCCCTAATCCCCAGGATTGGGAGACAAACAGCATTTATGAAGATGCCGAAATCAATCGCCTCTTTGATGGAGACACCGAGGCGCAGAAACAGGTGAATTTTTATTGCTATATACAATACCAGTTATACCTTCAATTAACAGATGCAGTGGTCTATGCGCACAAGAAAGGGTTGGTGATGAAGGGGGATATACCTATTGGTATTTATCGCTATGGGGCTGATGCCTGGGTAGCGCCTGAATTGTATAAAATGGATGTACAGGCCGGAGCGCCTCCTGATGACTTTGCGGTGAAGGGGCAGAACTGGGGGTTTCCTACCTATAACTGGACACGCATGCAGGAAGACGATTTTGCCTGGTGGAGAGAGCGTTTCAGGCAAATGAGTTACTACTTTGATGCATTTCGCATAGATCATATTTTGGGTTTCTTCCGTATATGGAGTATCCCGATACATGCTGTTCAGGGCATTATGGGGAAGTTTGATCCCTGCATTCCCGTGCGTGTGAGTGAGCTGGGTGAACGGGGGATATGGTTCGACTATGAAAGGTTTTGCCTGCCGTATATTACCGACGGGGTATTGCACGAATTGTTCCGGGAAAAAGCCGATCATGTAAAAGCACATTTTTTGCAAAAGCACGGTCCTCAGCAATATGTATTACGTCCTGCATTTGATACACAAAAGAAGGTAGAAGCTTATTTTCGGGGACAGGCGGATAGCGAGCATATTTTACTGCGTGATGGTTTGTATGACCTGATCAGCAATGTGATTTTATTTGAACAGGAGGGGACTGGTAAAACGGAATTTCATTTCAGGATCGCCTTAGATCATACGAGTTCATTCCGTTACTTATCGCCACAGTTGAAAGAAAAAATCTGGGCCTTATATATCGATTATTTCTATCGCAGGCAAAATCATTTCTGGAAAAAGGAATCGCTGAAAAAATTACCCCGGCTGAAAGCAGTAACTAATATGCTGGTATGTGGCGAAGATCTGGGCATGGTACCTGATACGGTTCCTGGTGTAATGAAGCAATTGGGAATACTGAGCCTGGAAATTCAGCGTATGCCCAAGCAACAGGAGCTGACTTTCTTTAACCCGGCTAACGCCCCATATTTATCGGTGGTTACACCCTCTACCCATGATATGAGTACCATACGCGGATGGTGGCAGGAAAACAGGGCATTAACCCAGCAGTTTTATAACACAGAGCTAGGCCAGAGTGGAGAAGCTCCATATTTCTGCGAACCCTGGATCAATCGTGCCATTGTATTGCAGCATTTATATTCACCGGCTATGTGGAGCATCTTTCAGCTACAGGATATATTAGGAATGAGCGCCGAATTACGCCGGGAAAATCCCGAAGACGAGCGTATCAATGTTCCGGCTAATTCGCAACATTACTGGCGCTACCGTATGCATATCAGCCTGGAACAATTGATCAAAGAGAGAGCGTTCAACGATGAGCTAAAAGGATATGTGCAACATAGCGGCCGTTAA
- a CDS encoding LVIVD repeat-containing protein, protein MKHNKLLIALALPLLVLSCKKEDSKEVIGYAPIYGNEAELNTISLTQPQAIESGGKIYVWGHSLFQVESGKGIHVTDISNPSSPVKKTFIKVAGSQEVAVKNGLIYTNHLNDLVILEISGTTVNTVKRLPAFKSMDNRSVPPERGVFECPDKTKGTIIGWQKKMLQDPKCQY, encoded by the coding sequence ATGAAACACAACAAACTGCTGATTGCGCTGGCCTTACCATTGCTGGTATTGTCCTGTAAAAAAGAAGACAGTAAGGAAGTAATAGGATATGCTCCTATATATGGGAACGAAGCCGAACTCAATACCATTTCATTAACCCAACCTCAAGCCATTGAAAGCGGAGGCAAGATCTATGTATGGGGCCATTCACTCTTCCAGGTGGAGAGTGGAAAAGGCATTCACGTTACAGATATTTCGAACCCCTCCTCGCCGGTGAAAAAAACATTTATTAAAGTGGCGGGCAGCCAGGAGGTGGCGGTAAAAAACGGGCTGATCTATACCAATCATCTCAACGACCTCGTCATATTAGAGATCAGTGGAACAACTGTTAACACGGTAAAAAGATTACCCGCATTTAAGAGTATGGACAACCGGTCGGTTCCACCTGAAAGAGGTGTTTTCGAATGCCCCGACAAGACCAAAGGAACTATTATAGGCTGGCAGAAAAAAATGCTGCAGGATCCCAAATGCCAATACTAA
- a CDS encoding LVIVD repeat-containing protein: MQPKYLLFVLILVLGLSCSKGDSNFSGDAGAGGSIARMTISGNYLYIVSNTSLYTYDITHPQTTVLISEQPISWGDIETIFPYRDKLFIGSQSGMYVFDNSDPKKPKLQGRAQHLRACDPVVADDNFAYVTLRNNNIGCGGTVNQLQVYDISGTHVLTPKITGTLDMPEPYGLGYSGNTLYVCMGAKGLNIVNTTDKAKPVSLKILTGEHFIDVIPYNDLLIAYVEGGIALYDISSPADPQKLSTIQN, translated from the coding sequence ATGCAACCCAAATATCTTTTATTCGTACTGATCCTTGTACTCGGCCTTAGCTGCTCAAAGGGCGACTCTAATTTTTCAGGCGATGCCGGAGCTGGCGGCTCTATTGCCAGGATGACCATATCAGGTAACTATCTTTACATAGTGAGCAATACCTCTCTTTACACATACGATATCACCCATCCGCAAACAACTGTATTAATAAGCGAGCAGCCTATCAGCTGGGGCGATATAGAAACCATATTTCCTTACCGCGACAAGTTATTTATAGGGTCGCAATCAGGTATGTATGTATTTGACAACAGCGATCCAAAGAAACCCAAACTACAAGGGAGAGCTCAGCACCTGCGTGCCTGTGATCCGGTTGTAGCCGACGACAATTTTGCCTATGTAACACTTAGAAATAACAATATAGGTTGTGGTGGAACGGTTAACCAATTGCAGGTATATGATATCAGCGGCACTCATGTGCTCACACCTAAAATAACCGGAACGCTGGACATGCCGGAACCTTACGGATTAGGCTATTCGGGTAACACACTATATGTATGTATGGGCGCCAAAGGATTAAACATAGTCAATACTACCGACAAGGCAAAACCGGTATCGCTAAAAATACTTACCGGCGAACACTTTATAGATGTCATCCCTTACAATGATCTGCTGATTGCCTATGTTGAGGGAGGTATTGCTTTATATGATATTTCTTCCCCTGCTGACCCACAAAAATTATCCACCATCCAAAACTAA
- a CDS encoding sugar phosphate isomerase/epimerase family protein: MKKNLIIACCFLISSLVQAQEKRPDPQPPVDTYEKFKVGMAGYTFVHFGIDTALATMEKSDVHYLCIKDFHLPLNSDAAAIAAFHEKLKLKGVTGYAVGPIYMKTEAEVDRGFEYAKRVGVKLIVGVPNYELLPYVNKKVQEYDMRYAIHIHGPDIKLYPDAEDVWNNVKDLDPRMGMCLDIGHDTRNGKDPVADLKKYHTRVFDMHLKDVTAPTKQGYSVEVGRGIIDFPAFVRMMRKVGYSGMLSLEHERNMKAPFAGIAESIGYIRGVIRTTKNK, translated from the coding sequence ATGAAAAAAAATCTAATAATTGCTTGTTGCTTTTTAATAAGCAGCCTGGTGCAGGCCCAGGAAAAGCGCCCAGACCCTCAGCCGCCTGTCGATACCTACGAGAAATTCAAAGTGGGCATGGCAGGCTACACATTTGTACATTTTGGTATTGACACTGCCCTCGCTACTATGGAAAAAAGCGATGTACACTACCTGTGCATCAAAGATTTTCATTTGCCGCTTAACAGCGATGCTGCTGCTATTGCTGCCTTCCACGAAAAATTAAAGTTGAAAGGAGTAACAGGTTACGCGGTAGGACCCATTTATATGAAGACTGAAGCCGAGGTAGACAGGGGGTTTGAGTATGCCAAACGTGTTGGCGTAAAATTGATCGTAGGCGTGCCCAACTATGAACTGCTTCCTTATGTAAATAAGAAAGTGCAGGAGTACGACATGAGGTATGCCATTCATATTCATGGTCCGGATATTAAGCTTTACCCTGATGCAGAAGATGTGTGGAACAATGTGAAAGACCTGGATCCACGCATGGGTATGTGCCTGGATATCGGGCACGATACCCGCAATGGCAAGGACCCTGTAGCCGATCTTAAAAAATACCATACCCGTGTTTTCGACATGCACCTGAAAGATGTTACGGCTCCAACCAAACAAGGCTATTCGGTAGAAGTAGGACGAGGCATTATCGATTTCCCGGCTTTCGTAAGAATGATGCGGAAAGTAGGCTATTCTGGTATGCTGAGTCTCGAACACGAACGTAATATGAAGGCGCCGTTCGCTGGTATTGCGGAGTCAATCGGTTATATCAGGGGAGTGATCCGAACCACGAAAAACAAATAA
- the infC gene encoding translation initiation factor IF-3 encodes MAVPQKPTFNRPPGAGGPFRPGGNKPNRGNFRGRLPQKEAEHRINHHIRVPQVRLVGDNVEVGIYSTQEALKIAQQQELDLVEISPTADPPVCKIIDYNKFLYDKKKKEKEMKAKSKATEIKEIRFTPNTDDHDFDFKAKHAEGFLKEGNKVKAYVQFKGRAIQFQDRGQLLLLKFAERLAEFGTLENMPKLEGRRMLAMIAPKGSVKKSK; translated from the coding sequence ATGGCAGTACCACAAAAACCAACTTTTAACCGTCCGCCCGGTGCGGGTGGTCCTTTCAGGCCAGGTGGCAATAAACCAAACAGGGGAAACTTCAGAGGACGCTTACCACAGAAAGAAGCAGAACACCGCATTAATCATCATATCAGGGTACCACAGGTACGATTGGTTGGAGACAATGTTGAAGTAGGAATTTACTCTACCCAGGAAGCATTAAAGATTGCCCAGCAACAGGAACTGGATCTGGTAGAAATATCTCCTACCGCTGATCCTCCCGTTTGTAAGATCATCGATTATAATAAATTTTTGTACGATAAGAAGAAGAAGGAAAAGGAGATGAAGGCCAAGAGTAAGGCGACTGAGATCAAGGAGATCCGCTTTACCCCTAATACCGACGACCATGACTTCGACTTCAAGGCTAAACATGCTGAAGGCTTTTTAAAAGAAGGCAACAAAGTGAAAGCTTATGTACAGTTTAAAGGCCGCGCTATCCAGTTTCAGGATCGTGGACAGCTGTTGTTGTTGAAGTTTGCAGAACGTCTTGCCGAGTTTGGAACTTTAGAAAATATGCCCAAGCTGGAAGGCCGTAGAATGCTTGCAATGATAGCTCCGAAAGGAAGTGTAAAGAAAAGCAAATAA
- a CDS encoding efflux RND transporter permease subunit — protein sequence MIADVFIKRPVTAIVVSIVIVLVGIISMLTLPVAQYPDISPPTVQIAGNFTGADAQTVEQTTTTAMETQINGTPGMTYMTSNSTSSGQSSITVNFQVGTDINIATLDVQNRVSVAEPTLPDAVKRLGLTVRKRNPSIMMALAFYSPNGTHDATFIGNYVNLYVKDALARVKGVGDIFSRADDFSMRVWLNPSKMAALGVAPAEVNAALQEQNLQAAAGTIGGNPQSGEQVFEYSLLTNSRINTPEQFENIIVRTRPEDGAVVYLKDVARIELGKFDYTANAFVSGKPAAFLLIYQAPGANALDTYKGVNEALDRLRPTFPKDIDFKVPLETATVVQVSINEVMHTLVEALILVVLVVYLFLQNWRATLIPVLAIPVSLIGTFIFFNLLGFTINTLTLFAFVLAIGIVVDDAIVVVEAIQHNIDSRGMSPKDATIKAMKEISAPVIAIALILAAVFIPVGFIPGIVGRLYQQFAITIAVSVLLSAFVALSLTPALSMLMLKPTAAPGDRKKNLLDRFFDRFNNWFNKVTLGYTKSVGKWIRKTPYVVTLLIVVIAAMIFLFKTKSTGFIPTEDEGRMFVTYELPEGTSTTRSINMIKDIMTRVEALPEVDVVGGLAGLNIISFSNKSNVGTMFVKLKKWDDRKGSEHDVNAVIGKIIASTRDIKEARVMPIAPPAIPGLGQTAGFTFQLQQTGSTDDVNKFEAVANKFLQTVNSQPAIGRAYTFFNARTPSYQVNVDKELAKKMGVNVAEVYTTLSNFLGSSYVNDFNIYGRNFRVMTQADYTYRGSLDNLKDYYVRNSLGGMVPLNMLVNTKLIEAPAVISHYNIYRSVEINGSPKDGFSSGEAIEALREAAKTLPAGYGYEFSGMSREEIAAGDQQTTIFAISIVFVFLFLAALYESWSVPFSVLLAVPIGAFGSILALTLLPKLSNNVYAQIGLITLIGLAAKNAILIVEFAKERVDKGMDVVQATLQAVRLRLRPIIMTSLAFILGVVPLMIATGAASVSRQTIGWTVFGGMLAATSLAIFIVPVLYVLITKMAYRKKAKTA from the coding sequence ATGATCGCAGACGTATTTATAAAAAGACCGGTAACCGCCATCGTGGTATCGATCGTAATTGTGTTGGTAGGTATTATATCGATGCTTACTTTACCCGTTGCCCAGTACCCTGATATTTCGCCCCCCACCGTTCAGATAGCAGGTAACTTCACCGGCGCTGATGCGCAAACGGTAGAACAAACAACTACCACTGCTATGGAAACCCAGATCAACGGTACTCCCGGTATGACCTATATGACCAGTAACAGTACCAGTAGTGGTCAGAGCAGCATTACTGTGAATTTCCAGGTGGGCACTGATATCAATATTGCGACGCTTGATGTACAGAACAGGGTGAGCGTGGCCGAACCAACTTTGCCGGACGCCGTAAAAAGACTGGGTCTCACGGTTCGTAAGCGTAACCCCAGTATCATGATGGCGCTGGCCTTTTATTCGCCTAATGGTACACATGACGCCACTTTCATCGGTAACTATGTGAACCTGTATGTAAAGGACGCCCTCGCCCGGGTAAAGGGTGTGGGTGATATTTTTTCCAGGGCAGATGATTTTAGTATGCGGGTATGGCTCAATCCATCCAAGATGGCAGCATTAGGTGTTGCCCCGGCTGAAGTGAACGCAGCTTTGCAGGAGCAAAATCTACAGGCAGCTGCAGGCACCATTGGAGGTAACCCGCAAAGTGGTGAGCAGGTTTTTGAGTATAGCCTGTTAACCAATAGCCGTATCAATACACCAGAGCAGTTTGAAAATATTATTGTGCGCACCCGGCCTGAAGATGGTGCTGTTGTTTACCTGAAAGATGTAGCAAGAATAGAGCTGGGTAAATTTGATTATACAGCTAATGCGTTTGTAAGCGGTAAACCTGCGGCGTTCTTACTTATTTACCAGGCACCCGGTGCTAATGCATTAGATACTTATAAGGGGGTCAATGAGGCGTTGGACAGGCTACGTCCTACATTCCCTAAGGACATCGACTTTAAAGTGCCTTTGGAAACGGCGACAGTGGTACAGGTGTCTATTAATGAGGTAATGCACACGCTGGTGGAGGCCCTTATACTCGTGGTATTGGTGGTGTACCTGTTCCTGCAAAACTGGAGGGCTACGTTAATCCCGGTTTTGGCTATTCCTGTATCATTGATCGGAACGTTTATATTCTTTAACCTGCTGGGCTTTACGATCAACACTCTTACGCTCTTCGCCTTTGTACTCGCAATTGGTATTGTGGTGGATGATGCCATTGTAGTGGTGGAAGCCATTCAGCATAATATTGATAGCCGGGGGATGTCGCCGAAAGATGCGACCATTAAAGCAATGAAAGAAATCTCGGCGCCGGTTATTGCTATCGCACTGATATTGGCAGCGGTATTTATTCCGGTAGGTTTTATACCAGGCATCGTGGGGCGGCTGTATCAGCAGTTTGCGATCACTATTGCGGTGTCAGTATTATTATCTGCATTTGTGGCTTTATCGCTTACTCCTGCATTGAGTATGTTAATGCTAAAGCCAACTGCAGCTCCCGGCGACAGGAAAAAGAATTTATTGGATCGTTTCTTCGACAGGTTTAATAACTGGTTTAATAAAGTAACCTTGGGTTATACGAAGAGTGTGGGCAAGTGGATCCGGAAAACACCGTATGTAGTTACGCTTTTGATAGTGGTAATCGCAGCTATGATCTTCCTGTTCAAAACCAAGTCAACGGGCTTTATTCCTACAGAAGACGAGGGGCGTATGTTCGTTACCTACGAATTACCTGAGGGTACCAGTACTACACGTAGCATTAATATGATCAAAGATATTATGACGCGCGTTGAAGCTTTACCCGAAGTAGATGTAGTGGGTGGTCTGGCAGGGTTGAACATCATTAGCTTCAGTAATAAATCGAATGTAGGTACGATGTTCGTTAAATTAAAGAAATGGGATGACCGTAAAGGAAGCGAACATGATGTAAACGCAGTAATTGGTAAAATAATAGCTTCTACCAGGGATATTAAGGAAGCCAGGGTAATGCCCATTGCACCGCCTGCGATACCGGGTCTGGGGCAAACTGCCGGATTTACCTTCCAGCTGCAACAAACAGGTTCTACCGATGATGTTAATAAATTTGAGGCTGTAGCTAACAAATTCCTGCAAACGGTCAATTCTCAGCCGGCAATAGGCAGGGCTTATACTTTCTTTAATGCCCGCACTCCAAGTTACCAGGTAAATGTGGATAAAGAGCTTGCAAAGAAAATGGGCGTTAATGTAGCTGAGGTATATACAACGCTGTCTAACTTCCTCGGAAGTAGTTATGTAAATGACTTTAATATCTATGGGCGTAATTTCCGTGTTATGACACAGGCGGATTACACTTACCGTGGCTCGCTTGATAATTTAAAAGATTACTATGTACGTAACAGCTTGGGGGGCATGGTGCCTTTAAATATGCTGGTTAACACCAAGCTGATTGAAGCTCCTGCAGTGATATCTCACTACAATATTTACCGTTCGGTGGAGATCAACGGTTCGCCCAAAGATGGTTTTAGTAGTGGTGAAGCAATTGAAGCCCTGAGAGAAGCGGCCAAGACATTGCCTGCGGGTTATGGTTACGAATTTTCGGGCATGAGCCGGGAGGAGATCGCAGCTGGTGATCAGCAAACCACCATTTTCGCTATTTCGATCGTATTTGTATTCCTGTTCCTGGCGGCCTTGTATGAGAGCTGGTCGGTTCCTTTTTCTGTATTACTGGCAGTGCCAATTGGTGCTTTCGGATCAATATTGGCGTTGACATTATTACCGAAATTGTCCAACAATGTATACGCACAGATCGGGTTGATTACTCTCATCGGGTTGGCTGCTAAAAACGCTATCTTAATTGTGGAGTTTGCCAAAGAGCGGGTGGATAAAGGGATGGATGTAGTACAGGCTACCCTGCAGGCGGTTAGGTTGCGTCTGCGTCCGATCATCATGACCTCACTGGCCTTTATCTTAGGGGTAGTACCGCTGATGATTGCTACAGGAGCCGCCTCCGTTAGTCGTCAAACAATTGGCTGGACCGTTTTTGGAGGAATGCTGGCCGCAACATCGCTTGCGATATTTATTGTGCCGGTATTATATGTACTCATTACCAAAATGGCGTACCGTAAGAAAGCTAAAACTGCCTGA
- a CDS encoding efflux RND transporter periplasmic adaptor subunit gives MTRFSIYMFVVLAVVACKSKQQAPPPANAPVPVVVVKVTESGNASYYDEYPATLVPLNQSEIRPQVTGYITGIHFKDGAKVSKGQKLYTIDQQTYQANYQAALAQVAVQETNLVKAQKDAERYHALDKQDAIAKQQVDYADAALAAAQKQVAAARAQANAVRANVSFATIYAPFSGTIGISQVRLGTSVVAGQSVLNTVSTDNPMAVDFVIDQKEIYRFSKLQNEKSLVDSTFSLAFAGDVYPQHGKIQIIDRAVDPQTGAIKVRLVFPNDNQMLKAGMSGTVRVLNAAPSRSTLVPYKAVVEQLGEFFVYVVGDSSKVSQRKITLGTQIGPNVLIKEGLQPGESIVVEGVQNLREGSLITADTTKAKK, from the coding sequence ATGACCAGGTTTTCAATATATATGTTTGTAGTGCTTGCAGTGGTGGCATGTAAAAGCAAGCAACAGGCCCCGCCACCCGCAAATGCTCCCGTTCCGGTAGTAGTGGTAAAAGTTACAGAAAGCGGCAACGCATCTTATTATGACGAATATCCCGCCACACTGGTTCCCTTAAATCAATCGGAAATTAGGCCACAGGTAACAGGCTATATAACGGGTATTCATTTTAAAGATGGTGCTAAAGTTTCAAAGGGTCAAAAGCTGTATACCATTGATCAGCAAACTTACCAGGCTAATTATCAGGCAGCCTTGGCCCAGGTAGCCGTACAGGAAACTAACCTGGTGAAAGCGCAAAAAGATGCTGAAAGGTACCATGCTTTGGATAAACAGGATGCAATAGCCAAACAGCAGGTAGATTATGCGGATGCGGCTTTGGCTGCGGCGCAGAAACAGGTAGCAGCAGCCAGGGCACAGGCCAATGCTGTGCGGGCGAACGTAAGCTTTGCTACTATTTATGCGCCTTTCAGTGGAACTATCGGTATTTCGCAGGTGCGTTTAGGTACTTCGGTGGTTGCCGGCCAATCAGTATTAAATACGGTTTCAACCGATAACCCGATGGCAGTAGATTTTGTAATCGATCAGAAAGAAATCTACCGGTTTTCCAAACTGCAGAATGAAAAGAGCCTGGTTGATTCTACTTTTTCCCTGGCTTTTGCAGGAGATGTATATCCCCAGCATGGCAAAATACAGATCATTGATCGTGCGGTAGATCCGCAAACCGGCGCCATTAAGGTGAGATTGGTATTTCCCAATGATAATCAAATGTTGAAAGCAGGTATGAGCGGAACCGTTCGTGTATTAAATGCTGCGCCGTCGCGTTCTACTTTGGTACCTTATAAAGCTGTAGTGGAGCAGTTGGGTGAGTTCTTTGTATATGTGGTAGGAGATAGCAGCAAAGTGTCCCAACGTAAAATAACACTCGGCACACAGATAGGTCCTAATGTTTTAATTAAAGAGGGGTTGCAGCCGGGGGAATCTATTGTTGTAGAAGGCGTACAGAACCTGAGAGAAGGATCTCTTATTACAGCAGATACTACCAAAGCAAAAAAATAA